Proteins encoded together in one Pseudomonadota bacterium window:
- a CDS encoding enoyl-CoA hydratase-related protein, whose protein sequence is MNSFDPRTFRDALGQFATGVTIVTARSADGTPVGVTANSFNSVSLDPPLILWSLARTSRCMSVFEAAEEFAVHILASDQDDLSNRFASRMDDKFAGLDIAGSGLPLLEGCTARFRCRTRHAYEGGDHVIFVGEVVGFEHDAKPPLLFHGGDYADKKKRVRPVGDATEYGSDVADAEIVGPPVLYEVDGRIATITLNRPGARNALSEEVIAALVDALDAAEADSNVSCAILTGAGDSFCSGGNIKQIRALTAEQQMSPLELEQWYRDHIQRIPRTMDAMSVPVIAAINGHAIGAGCDLACMCDIRIAADKAVFAESFLRVGIIPGDGGAWLLPRTIGMARASQMLLTGEFIDAARALDYGLVSEVLPAGDLLSRAGELAEMVVQYPPAAVRKSKRLLKDARDMSLSEHLDEAAIWQGVLQQMDDHREAIDAILEKRKPRFSGR, encoded by the coding sequence ATGAACAGTTTCGATCCCCGCACATTTCGCGATGCACTGGGCCAGTTTGCCACCGGCGTCACCATCGTTACCGCGCGCAGCGCTGATGGCACGCCGGTAGGTGTTACCGCCAACAGCTTCAACTCGGTCTCGCTCGACCCGCCGCTGATACTATGGTCGCTCGCCAGAACCTCACGCTGCATGTCGGTGTTCGAGGCAGCAGAGGAATTTGCGGTGCATATCCTCGCCAGTGATCAGGATGACCTGTCGAACCGTTTCGCCTCGCGCATGGACGACAAATTCGCCGGACTTGATATCGCCGGTAGCGGGCTACCCCTGCTCGAAGGCTGCACCGCGCGCTTCCGCTGCCGCACCCGCCATGCCTATGAGGGCGGCGATCATGTCATCTTTGTCGGTGAAGTGGTGGGGTTCGAGCATGATGCCAAGCCGCCGCTGTTGTTCCATGGCGGCGACTATGCCGACAAGAAAAAGCGGGTGCGCCCTGTCGGTGACGCAACCGAATATGGAAGCGATGTTGCCGATGCCGAGATTGTCGGTCCGCCGGTGCTCTATGAAGTCGATGGCCGCATCGCCACCATCACTCTCAACCGGCCCGGCGCGCGCAATGCGCTGTCCGAAGAGGTGATTGCGGCACTTGTCGATGCGCTTGATGCCGCCGAGGCCGACAGTAACGTCAGCTGCGCCATATTGACCGGGGCAGGAGACAGTTTCTGCTCCGGCGGCAATATCAAGCAGATCAGGGCGCTCACTGCCGAGCAGCAGATGAGCCCGCTCGAGCTCGAGCAATGGTATCGCGATCATATCCAGCGTATCCCGCGGACCATGGATGCGATGTCGGTCCCGGTAATTGCCGCTATCAACGGCCATGCCATTGGTGCCGGGTGCGACCTGGCCTGTATGTGCGATATCCGTATCGCCGCCGACAAGGCGGTGTTTGCCGAGAGCTTTCTGCGCGTCGGGATCATACCGGGCGATGGCGGGGCCTGGTTGCTGCCGCGCACCATCGGTATGGCGCGGGCGAGCCAGATGCTGCTCACCGGTGAGTTTATCGATGCCGCCAGGGCGCTTGACTATGGTCTGGTCAGTGAGGTGTTGCCCGCCGGTGATCTGCTGTCCCGGGCCGGAGAGCTGGCCGAAATGGTAGTGCAATATCCTCCGGCCGCGGTGCGCAAGTCGAAGCGGCTGCTGAAGGATGCGCGCGACATGTCGCTCAGCGAGCATCTCGATGAGGCGGCGATCTGGCAGGGCGTGCTGCAGCAGA
- a CDS encoding DUF3667 domain-containing protein, translated as MSQEFEAIGTMAEGAMAGRVFEKRDGETSADAAHGEACLNCGTTLIGSHCHVCGQPAHIHRSISAFWHDILHGVLHFDGKFWNTLPLLAWKPGELTRRYVHGERAKFISPMALFLFAIFMMFAIFSFVGSPGLSNASTDSDGEVTPIDWSWQTDQQNLAEVEALIAEKQAKLEQEALSEAERDKLQGEINAEKGKANALSFATTGSVRYPELVDDDGDIAGLDSEGNVDTGVPWLNKWVTNAAKKANSNPELLLYKLKSNGYKFAWLLIPLSIPFVWLVTIGKRGHRFYDHAVFTTYSLAFMSLLFIACALSVKFNILPGLVIPLAVLYAPFHLYRQLRHAYGFSRIGTVFRFIVLFAFINIISVLFLMILIALGLLG; from the coding sequence ATGTCTCAGGAATTTGAAGCGATCGGAACCATGGCAGAAGGTGCCATGGCAGGCCGGGTGTTTGAAAAGCGCGACGGCGAGACCAGCGCCGACGCCGCGCATGGCGAAGCCTGTCTCAATTGCGGTACAACGCTGATCGGCTCGCATTGCCATGTCTGCGGCCAGCCCGCACATATTCACCGCTCGATAAGCGCCTTCTGGCACGACATCTTGCACGGGGTGCTGCATTTTGACGGCAAGTTCTGGAACACTTTGCCGCTTCTGGCATGGAAGCCGGGCGAACTGACCCGGCGCTATGTCCATGGCGAGCGCGCCAAATTCATCTCACCCATGGCGCTGTTCCTGTTCGCCATATTCATGATGTTTGCCATCTTCTCCTTTGTCGGCTCTCCCGGCTTGTCGAACGCCAGTACAGACAGTGACGGCGAGGTAACGCCGATCGACTGGAGCTGGCAAACGGACCAGCAAAACCTGGCCGAGGTAGAAGCCCTGATTGCCGAAAAACAGGCAAAGCTGGAGCAGGAAGCTCTCTCCGAAGCGGAACGCGACAAATTACAGGGAGAAATCAACGCCGAAAAGGGCAAAGCCAATGCGCTATCCTTCGCCACTACCGGCTCTGTCCGATATCCCGAGCTTGTAGATGATGATGGCGACATTGCCGGGCTGGACTCCGAAGGCAATGTCGATACCGGCGTACCCTGGCTCAACAAATGGGTGACCAACGCCGCCAAAAAAGCCAATAGCAACCCGGAGCTGCTGCTCTACAAGCTCAAATCCAACGGCTATAAGTTCGCCTGGCTGCTGATCCCGCTATCCATACCCTTTGTCTGGCTGGTCACCATCGGCAAGCGCGGCCACCGCTTTTACGATCATGCGGTGTTCACCACCTATTCGCTGGCCTTCATGTCGCTGCTGTTCATTGCCTGTGCGCTATCGGTAAAGTTCAACATTCTTCCCGGACTGGTGATTCCGCTGGCAGTGCTTTACGCGCCATTCCATCTCTACCGCCAGCTGCGCCATGCCTATGGCTTTTCGCGCATAGGCACGGTGTTCCGTTTCATCGTGCTGTTCGCCTTTATCAACATCATCAGCGTGCTGTTTCTGATGATCCTGATCGCACTCGGGCTGCTCGGCTGA
- a CDS encoding cation:proton antiporter has product MSNEFMIITFALFLAGIIAVPLAKRSGLGSVLGYLLAGIALGPVLSFVGADVTGMQHFSEFGVVMMLFIIGLEMSPRALWDMRARIFALGGLQVGITALIVCAIALLFSQPWTVGIAIGMILALSSTAIVNQTLNEKGLLKSDGGQASFAVLLFQDIAVIPMLVVIPLLALPELAGSGTAAVDSHAAGEGALHLNLVENLPAWQTAIVTVAAIGAVIFAGRYLTDPVFRFVSRARLRELFVMTALMIVLAITILMTMVGLSAALGTFLAGVVMANSEFRHELESDINPFKGIFLGIFFMTVGAGIDFAFLFANVSLVIGLTLGLIILKIAVLSVLARVFKIAGGDKWLFSLGLAQAGEFGFVLLSFSVASAALPTDIADILLLVVALSMLVTPALFILYDRVIAPRYSVEQEREADEIDSDAKIIIAGHGRFGGIVNRALSGAGYDTVVVDYSSDQLEMLRSFGMRVHYGDATRHDLLEAAGLENAHILVIAIDDKQAITQLARYVCKAFPHVHVVARAIDRTHVYDLWSVGCRDIIRETYDSSLRAARSALEALGIERPEAERMMAVFEQVDRSSMVELAGLYDIDIPVQDNDAYMQKAREMRAEWEQQLKGKMRPSAD; this is encoded by the coding sequence ATGTCCAATGAATTCATGATCATCACTTTTGCGCTGTTCCTTGCCGGGATTATCGCTGTGCCATTGGCGAAGCGGTCCGGATTGGGATCGGTATTGGGATATTTGCTCGCCGGGATCGCACTGGGGCCTGTGCTGAGCTTTGTTGGCGCAGATGTGACCGGGATGCAGCATTTCTCCGAATTTGGTGTTGTGATGATGCTGTTTATCATCGGGCTGGAAATGAGCCCCAGAGCGCTGTGGGACATGCGTGCGCGAATTTTCGCGTTGGGCGGCCTGCAGGTCGGGATCACGGCTCTGATCGTATGCGCTATTGCGCTGCTGTTCAGTCAGCCCTGGACCGTGGGGATTGCGATCGGAATGATCCTGGCCTTGTCCTCGACAGCCATTGTCAACCAGACCCTGAATGAGAAAGGGCTGTTAAAAAGCGATGGCGGACAGGCCAGTTTTGCGGTGCTGCTGTTTCAGGACATCGCAGTTATCCCGATGCTGGTCGTCATTCCCCTGCTGGCTCTTCCGGAACTGGCCGGGAGTGGCACGGCAGCAGTCGATAGCCATGCAGCCGGCGAGGGCGCGCTTCATCTCAACCTGGTGGAGAATCTGCCTGCCTGGCAAACGGCTATTGTTACGGTTGCAGCCATTGGCGCAGTGATCTTTGCTGGCCGCTATCTGACTGACCCAGTCTTCCGCTTTGTCTCGCGTGCCCGGCTGCGTGAGCTCTTTGTGATGACGGCACTGATGATCGTTCTGGCCATCACGATCCTGATGACGATGGTGGGCCTGTCAGCAGCGCTCGGCACATTCCTGGCCGGCGTCGTGATGGCCAACAGCGAATTTCGCCATGAGCTGGAAAGCGATATCAACCCGTTCAAGGGGATATTTCTGGGCATCTTTTTCATGACGGTCGGTGCGGGGATAGATTTTGCTTTTCTGTTTGCAAATGTCTCGCTGGTTATCGGCCTGACCCTGGGGCTCATCATTCTCAAGATCGCGGTACTGTCCGTTCTGGCGCGTGTTTTCAAAATTGCGGGCGGCGACAAATGGCTGTTTAGCCTGGGATTGGCGCAGGCAGGTGAATTCGGCTTTGTGCTGCTGTCATTCTCTGTCGCCAGTGCCGCCTTGCCAACGGACATTGCTGACATATTGCTATTGGTCGTTGCCCTGTCGATGCTGGTGACGCCGGCGCTCTTCATTCTCTATGATCGTGTCATTGCCCCTCGCTATTCGGTCGAGCAGGAGCGCGAAGCGGATGAGATAGACTCCGACGCCAAGATCATCATTGCCGGGCATGGCCGTTTTGGCGGTATCGTCAATCGCGCATTGTCGGGCGCAGGTTATGACACAGTCGTTGTCGATTACAGCTCTGATCAGCTGGAAATGCTGCGGAGCTTCGGCATGCGCGTGCATTACGGGGATGCGACCCGACATGATCTGCTGGAAGCGGCAGGGTTGGAGAATGCGCATATCCTGGTCATTGCGATTGATGACAAACAGGCCATTACCCAGCTTGCGCGATATGTCTGCAAAGCCTTTCCGCATGTGCATGTGGTGGCTCGCGCCATTGACCGTACCCATGTCTATGATCTTTGGTCGGTTGGTTGCCGGGACATTATTCGCGAGACCTATGACAGCTCACTTCGCGCTGCGCGTTCCGCACTGGAAGCGCTTGGGATAGAGCGTCCGGAAGCAGAACGCATGATGGCGGTATTTGAGCAAGTCGATCGTAGCTCCATGGTGGAGCTTGCCGGTCTGTATGATATAGACATTCCGGTGCAGGACAATGACGCTTACATGCAAAAAGCGCGCGAGATGCGTGCTGAATGGGAACAGCAACTGAAAGGCAAGATGCGTCCTTCAGCCGATTGA
- a CDS encoding glutathione S-transferase produces the protein MTDILYAAPLSLYSGKARAYMDWKGVDYREALSRPEVYRDIIIPAVGRPVIPVLQLANGEIIQDTTKIIDHYEGVAEGPSVYPETPVQHLVALLFESYGDEWLTIPAMHYRWNYNEEWAYSEFGKVAHPDGTPEEQYAVGKERGTAFKGFCPVLGINEATIPAIEASYEALLADLDTHFAAQDYLLGSQPSIGDYGLIGPLYAHLYRDPASGEIMQRLAPNVALWVERMVQVETPLSGSFLDDDAIPETLYPVLRRMMAEHIPWLQISADMLAGWATENAGEELPRAVGFAPFTIEGTSGARAATLFSLWMHQRPLDAYRALQGDARVRADALLDAVDGSAFRDFRLPQRLDFVDHRLVLAD, from the coding sequence ATGACCGATATTCTCTACGCCGCGCCGCTGTCGCTCTATTCGGGCAAGGCGCGCGCCTATATGGACTGGAAGGGCGTGGATTATCGCGAAGCGCTGTCGCGGCCCGAAGTCTATCGCGACATCATCATTCCTGCGGTCGGCCGTCCGGTGATCCCGGTGCTGCAGCTCGCCAATGGCGAAATCATCCAGGACACAACAAAGATTATCGATCATTATGAGGGTGTTGCCGAGGGTCCTTCGGTCTATCCCGAAACGCCCGTACAGCATCTGGTGGCGCTGCTGTTCGAAAGCTATGGCGATGAATGGCTGACCATCCCGGCAATGCATTATCGTTGGAACTATAATGAGGAATGGGCCTATTCCGAATTTGGCAAGGTAGCCCATCCCGATGGTACGCCGGAAGAACAATATGCTGTCGGCAAGGAGCGCGGCACCGCGTTCAAGGGCTTCTGTCCGGTCCTCGGCATCAACGAAGCGACGATCCCGGCAATTGAAGCGAGCTATGAGGCGTTACTCGCTGATCTGGATACACATTTTGCCGCCCAGGACTATCTGCTCGGGTCACAGCCCAGTATAGGTGATTATGGCCTGATCGGCCCGCTTTATGCGCATCTTTATCGCGATCCGGCCTCGGGCGAGATCATGCAGCGACTGGCGCCCAATGTCGCACTCTGGGTCGAACGCATGGTGCAGGTCGAAACGCCGCTATCGGGCAGTTTTCTTGATGACGATGCGATTCCCGAAACGCTCTATCCGGTGCTGCGGCGGATGATGGCGGAGCATATTCCCTGGCTGCAGATCAGCGCCGATATGCTGGCGGGATGGGCAACAGAAAATGCGGGCGAGGAACTGCCGCGCGCGGTTGGCTTTGCGCCGTTCACGATCGAAGGCACCAGTGGCGCGCGGGCAGCGACGCTGTTCAGCCTGTGGATGCACCAGCGCCCGCTTGACGCCTATCGGGCGCTGCAGGGCGATGCACGGGTGCGTGCCGATGCGCTGCTCGATGCAGTGGACGGCAGCGCGTTTCGCGATTTCCGCCTGCCGCAGCGGCTTGATTTTGTTGACCACCGGCTCGTTCTGGCCGATTGA
- a CDS encoding thioesterase family protein, translated as MSRQHHHPISVSASEIDFMGHVNNAHYLNWVQDAVIAHWEKIAPPTAVAEHLWVALKHEITYRKPAFLDDEVIATVILEKVHGARAFYDTVISRGEEVLAEVKSSWCCIDAETLRPARLTKDVVRRFLPLTED; from the coding sequence ATGTCGCGCCAGCATCACCATCCCATCAGCGTCTCCGCCTCTGAAATTGATTTCATGGGGCATGTCAATAATGCGCATTATCTCAACTGGGTACAGGATGCTGTGATCGCTCATTGGGAGAAGATCGCGCCGCCGACGGCCGTGGCCGAACATCTCTGGGTCGCGCTCAAACATGAGATCACCTATCGCAAGCCGGCTTTTCTCGATGACGAGGTGATTGCCACCGTGATCCTTGAGAAAGTGCATGGCGCGCGCGCCTTTTACGACACCGTCATCAGCCGTGGCGAGGAAGTGCTGGCCGAAGTCAAATCGAGCTGGTGCTGCATCGATGCCGAGACGCTGCGTCCGGCGCGGCTGACCAAGGATGTCGTGCGCCGCTTCCTTCCCTTAACCGAAGACTGA